One Nostoc sp. UHCC 0302 DNA window includes the following coding sequences:
- a CDS encoding protein kinase, with the protein MLGQIVGGRYQILTQLGRGGFGATFLAQDIQRPGNPHCVVKLFQPISNDAYTLQQAKRFFDLEAATLEVLGKHDNIPQLLAHFEENREFFLVQEFIPGHDISEEIPPIGNLLSEAEVIQLLKDILEVLVFVHQNNVIHRDLKPANIRRRNLDNKIVLIDFGAVKQISTQMANSQGQTTYTVAIGTHGYMPSEQASQTPQLSSDIYAVGVIAIQALTGINPVAFGGQGLPRNHDTGEIDWHEQAQISPQLREIIDNMVRYDFRQRYPTAEAALQALTTLGHVPVTTITQKSLSSLPTKKLLIGGGILAAVATAIVLLSQFTTPTQKFLTYQDSNNGIKIKYPEGWERQDIPNPVTQELVTFLSPKQSDADKFRDKLTISTETLSSTLDESRDLFIQEIKNSLPEAKIVNTSETTMANKRANKLVFTGKDGENNLKTLQVWTLKNDKAYVITYTAAIDDYDKFVQTAEKMIQSFEFE; encoded by the coding sequence GACGCTACCAAATTCTCACTCAACTAGGACGAGGAGGGTTTGGCGCGACTTTCTTAGCTCAAGATATACAAAGACCAGGGAATCCCCATTGTGTTGTTAAGCTATTTCAACCAATCTCTAACGATGCATACACTTTACAGCAAGCAAAACGTTTTTTTGACTTAGAAGCAGCTACCCTGGAAGTCTTAGGAAAGCATGACAACATTCCCCAATTATTAGCTCACTTTGAAGAAAACCGAGAATTTTTTTTAGTTCAGGAATTTATTCCCGGTCATGACATTAGTGAAGAAATACCTCCCATAGGTAACCTATTAAGTGAAGCTGAAGTCATTCAACTTTTAAAAGACATTTTGGAAGTTTTAGTATTTGTTCATCAAAATAATGTTATTCACCGGGATCTTAAACCGGCCAATATTCGCCGGAGAAATTTAGATAACAAGATAGTACTAATTGATTTTGGCGCAGTCAAACAAATCAGTACTCAAATGGCTAATTCTCAAGGGCAAACAACTTATACCGTTGCTATTGGTACTCATGGTTATATGCCAAGCGAACAAGCCAGTCAAACCCCACAGTTAAGCAGCGATATCTATGCAGTAGGAGTTATTGCCATCCAAGCTTTAACAGGGATAAATCCTGTTGCTTTTGGTGGTCAGGGATTACCAAGAAACCATGATACAGGAGAAATTGATTGGCATGAGCAAGCACAAATAAGTCCGCAGTTACGAGAGATTATAGACAACATGGTGCGCTATGACTTCCGTCAACGTTATCCTACAGCAGAGGCGGCATTGCAAGCTTTAACAACCCTCGGTCATGTACCAGTAACTACAATTACACAGAAATCTCTATCATCTTTACCAACCAAGAAATTGCTCATTGGTGGAGGAATCCTAGCCGCAGTTGCTACAGCTATTGTCTTGTTATCTCAATTTACAACACCAACACAAAAATTTCTTACATATCAAGATTCTAATAATGGGATAAAGATAAAATATCCGGAAGGCTGGGAAAGACAAGATATACCAAACCCTGTAACTCAAGAATTAGTGACATTCTTGTCACCTAAACAAAGTGATGCTGATAAGTTTAGAGATAAGCTGACTATTAGTACAGAAACTTTGTCTAGCACTTTAGATGAATCTAGAGATTTATTTATTCAAGAAATCAAGAATAGTCTACCTGAAGCTAAAATCGTGAATACCAGTGAAACAACTATGGCAAACAAAAGAGCAAATAAATTAGTTTTTACTGGCAAAGATGGAGAAAATAATTTAAAAACTCTGCAAGTTTGGACTTTAAAAAATGATAAGGCTTATGTCATAACATATACAGCAGCCATAGATGATTATGATAAGTTTGTGCAAACAGCAGAGAAAATGATTCAATCATTTGAATTTGAATAA
- a CDS encoding tetratricopeptide repeat protein, with translation MKFNYALAPAIIGVTIALVQPQIAVALSSTEVAKLAKAITVQIDNKNGSGTGVILKKDGNTYTVLTAKHVVEAQAKYEIVTPDGQRYLLNYSTVKKLPDVDLAIVQFTSNQSYAVAKIGNSDESAEGTTAYVAGFPQTTAAISNTIYNFTDGRITANASKPLRDGYALVYSNVTLPGMSGGPVLNEKGELIGVHGRADEADIETSKINSTVAYVKSGFNLGIPINTFLRLSAKAGVDTGVSPPITKIATAPKADDFYIQAGDKYKKRDFRGAIADLNQAIKINPNYANAYYKRGVARQELGDNQGASADYTKALQINPKDDLAYTSRGFIRYKAGDQQGAIADYTKALQINPNLDPAYGGRAAARYYLGDFQGAIADFSEVLRIIPNYTYTYVVRGLARSESGDKQGAIDDYTKALQIDPNLADAYYHRGDTYSRIGDHQKAIADFNQFLRIKPNDTEAYIYRAIARSKLGDKQGAIADLQKAANLFLEQGNTDKYQETLELIKQLQE, from the coding sequence ATGAAATTTAATTATGCACTTGCACCAGCAATCATTGGAGTAACAATCGCGCTTGTGCAACCACAAATTGCTGTGGCACTATCCTCAACTGAGGTAGCGAAACTTGCCAAAGCAATTACTGTGCAGATTGACAATAAAAATGGCTCTGGTACTGGGGTAATTCTGAAAAAAGACGGTAATACTTACACCGTCTTGACTGCTAAGCACGTGGTAGAAGCTCAAGCTAAATATGAAATTGTTACCCCAGATGGTCAGCGTTATCTACTTAATTACAGCACGGTGAAAAAGTTGCCAGATGTAGACTTAGCCATTGTGCAGTTTACCAGCAACCAAAGTTACGCTGTTGCTAAAATCGGTAACTCGGATGAATCCGCAGAAGGGACAACCGCTTATGTAGCTGGTTTTCCACAAACAACAGCAGCAATTTCCAACACAATTTACAATTTCACCGATGGGCGGATTACTGCTAATGCTTCTAAACCTTTGCGTGACGGCTATGCCTTGGTATATAGCAATGTGACGTTACCGGGGATGAGCGGCGGCCCGGTGTTGAATGAAAAAGGTGAATTGATTGGAGTTCATGGTAGAGCAGATGAAGCAGACATTGAAACCTCGAAAATCAATTCCACAGTTGCCTATGTCAAATCAGGTTTTAATTTAGGGATTCCCATCAATACCTTTTTGAGACTGTCGGCTAAAGCTGGAGTGGATACAGGCGTTAGTCCTCCCATTACGAAAATAGCGACAGCACCGAAAGCTGATGACTTCTACATTCAGGCTGGAGATAAGTATAAAAAGAGAGATTTTAGAGGAGCGATCGCTGATCTTAACCAAGCTATCAAGATTAATCCCAACTATGCCAATGCCTACTACAAGCGTGGAGTTGCTCGCCAGGAGTTGGGAGACAATCAGGGAGCGAGCGCCGATTACACCAAAGCTTTGCAAATTAATCCCAAAGATGACTTAGCCTACACAAGTCGAGGCTTTATCCGCTACAAGGCTGGAGATCAGCAGGGCGCAATTGCTGATTACACCAAAGCTTTGCAAATTAATCCCAACTTAGACCCAGCCTACGGTGGTCGGGCGGCTGCCCGGTATTACTTGGGAGACTTTCAAGGAGCAATTGCAGATTTCAGCGAAGTTTTACGAATTATACCCAACTATACCTATACCTACGTTGTTCGGGGGTTAGCCCGCTCTGAATCGGGAGACAAGCAAGGGGCAATTGATGATTACACCAAAGCTTTGCAGATTGATCCTAACCTTGCTGATGCCTACTACCACCGTGGTGATACCTACTCTAGAATAGGAGACCACCAAAAGGCGATCGCTGATTTCAATCAATTCCTGCGAATTAAGCCTAACGATACAGAAGCCTACATTTATCGAGCGATAGCCCGCTCTAAGTTGGGAGACAAGCAAGGAGCGATCGCTGATTTACAAAAAGCCGCTAATCTCTTTCTAGAACAAGGAAACACAGATAAATATCAAGAAACACTGGAGTTAATTAAACAGCTTCAAGAGTAG
- a CDS encoding 2-dehydropantoate 2-reductase encodes MTNDKMKICIVGAGAIGGYLGAKLALAGEAVTLIARGSHLQAIQKNGLRLILADGSSQVATPTLATSDIQEVEPQDVVILTVKAHSVAALAPSLSSLYNSHTMVVTAQNGVPWWYFRQHGGEYEGTRIQSVDPDGIIEAHIGAERAIGCVVYPATEIVEPGVIKHIEGDRFTLGEIDGSKSERIQLLAQSLKQAGFKAPIRNQIRTEIWIKLWGNVAFNPISALTGATLERICQYPLTRELARQMMLEAQAIAEKLGIKFGISLEQRINGAENVGAHKTSMLQDIEAGRSTEIDAIVGAVAELGKLTQIPTPHIDAIYASVKLLETTRIIRNS; translated from the coding sequence ATGACAAATGACAAAATGAAAATTTGTATTGTTGGTGCGGGTGCAATAGGTGGTTATTTGGGAGCGAAGTTAGCACTGGCTGGTGAAGCAGTGACGCTGATTGCTCGTGGTTCTCATCTTCAAGCAATCCAAAAAAATGGTCTGAGGCTGATATTGGCAGATGGCTCAAGTCAAGTAGCTACTCCCACTCTGGCAACCAGCGACATTCAGGAGGTGGAACCCCAGGATGTGGTAATTCTGACTGTGAAGGCTCACAGTGTTGCTGCGCTCGCTCCTTCTCTCTCTTCTCTCTATAATTCTCACACAATGGTGGTGACTGCCCAAAATGGTGTTCCTTGGTGGTACTTCCGGCAGCATGGCGGTGAGTATGAAGGTACGCGCATTCAGTCTGTTGATCCAGATGGAATCATTGAAGCTCATATCGGTGCTGAACGGGCGATTGGTTGTGTTGTTTACCCAGCAACTGAGATAGTTGAACCAGGTGTAATCAAACATATTGAAGGCGATCGCTTTACTCTTGGTGAAATCGACGGTTCTAAATCGGAACGCATTCAGTTATTGGCGCAATCTCTAAAGCAAGCAGGATTCAAAGCTCCAATCCGTAATCAAATTCGCACAGAAATCTGGATTAAATTATGGGGAAATGTGGCGTTTAATCCGATTAGCGCCCTCACTGGTGCTACCTTGGAGCGCATTTGTCAATATCCGCTCACCCGTGAATTGGCACGGCAAATGATGCTGGAAGCCCAAGCGATCGCCGAGAAGTTAGGTATTAAATTTGGTATTAGCTTGGAACAGCGAATTAATGGTGCGGAAAATGTCGGCGCTCACAAAACCTCAATGCTACAAGATATTGAAGCCGGACGCTCTACAGAGATAGACGCCATTGTCGGGGCGGTGGCAGAATTGGGAAAACTGACTCAGATTCCTACACCGCATATTGATGCTATTTATGCCAGCGTTAAGTTGTTAGAAACTACGAGAATAATTCGTAATTCGTAA
- a CDS encoding acyl--CoA ligase yields MNLFELLAGEDNHPALVTPDGASLTYKQLRENVIQLVSQLNSFGLKRGERIAIAMTNGSPMAISFLAAALSGTAAPLNPKYKQEEFAFYYEDTQAKALITLSELPEAAIAAATPNMKLINARVNTDGSLSFELVKTPSESIESLNTHSPSLNDVAMILHTSGTTSRPKRVPIRHRNLIASANNIIGAYSLSADDTTLCLMPLFHIHGLVGCLLATLASGGTLVCPNGFNALEFWKLVANFKPTWYSAAPTMHQTILARASRNTEIVKANPFRFIRSSSAPLPPIIIEQLEETLNAPVLESYSMTEASHLMTTNPLPPKMRKPGTVGYGFGVEVGIMDTEGSLLPQRSLGEVVVKAPNVIDGYENNPEANATAFVDGWFRTGDQGVLDEDGYLRLTGRIKELINRGGEKISPLEVDDVLLRHPAVAEALAFAVPHKSLGEDIHAAVVLKAEVGEKELLDHCSTMLADFKIPKQIHILEQLPRGATGKLQRLAMAKLLNVGSRE; encoded by the coding sequence ATGAATCTATTTGAGCTTTTAGCAGGGGAAGACAATCATCCAGCCCTAGTGACACCTGACGGAGCATCACTAACATATAAACAGTTGCGCGAGAATGTTATTCAACTGGTATCCCAACTCAATAGCTTTGGATTAAAACGGGGAGAACGCATAGCTATTGCCATGACTAACGGTTCGCCAATGGCAATTAGTTTTTTAGCTGCTGCCCTGAGTGGCACAGCTGCACCCCTAAATCCCAAATATAAACAAGAAGAGTTTGCCTTCTACTACGAAGATACTCAGGCAAAAGCGCTGATTACGTTATCTGAGTTGCCAGAAGCAGCCATTGCCGCTGCCACACCTAACATGAAGTTAATCAATGCTAGGGTTAACACTGATGGCAGCTTAAGCTTTGAATTAGTCAAAACACCTTCAGAATCAATAGAATCCCTAAATACCCACTCTCCTAGCCTTAATGATGTAGCGATGATTTTGCACACCAGCGGCACTACTAGTCGCCCGAAACGTGTCCCGATTCGCCATCGTAACTTAATTGCCTCAGCCAATAACATTATTGGTGCTTACTCCCTGTCAGCAGATGACACTACACTTTGTCTGATGCCACTGTTCCACATTCACGGACTGGTCGGTTGTTTGCTGGCAACTTTGGCATCTGGTGGCACACTGGTTTGCCCCAATGGTTTTAATGCCCTAGAGTTCTGGAAACTGGTGGCAAATTTTAAACCTACATGGTACTCAGCAGCACCCACCATGCACCAAACTATCTTGGCACGCGCTAGCCGCAACACAGAAATTGTCAAAGCTAACCCCTTTCGCTTCATTCGTTCTAGTAGCGCTCCTTTACCCCCGATTATCATTGAGCAACTAGAAGAAACCCTTAATGCTCCCGTGCTGGAATCTTACAGCATGACCGAAGCATCTCACTTGATGACGACCAATCCCTTACCGCCAAAAATGCGTAAACCGGGTACAGTCGGCTATGGTTTCGGTGTAGAAGTTGGCATTATGGACACTGAAGGCAGCCTACTCCCCCAAAGAAGCTTAGGCGAGGTAGTGGTAAAAGCACCTAATGTTATTGATGGCTATGAAAATAATCCAGAAGCGAATGCTACTGCTTTTGTTGATGGTTGGTTTCGTACAGGTGATCAGGGCGTATTAGATGAAGATGGCTATCTCCGCCTCACAGGGCGCATTAAAGAATTGATTAACCGCGGTGGAGAAAAAATTTCTCCTTTAGAAGTAGATGATGTCTTACTGCGTCATCCTGCTGTTGCCGAAGCCCTGGCATTTGCAGTACCCCATAAATCTTTGGGAGAAGATATCCACGCGGCTGTTGTCCTCAAAGCAGAAGTCGGCGAAAAAGAACTTTTAGATCACTGCTCAACGATGCTTGCAGACTTCAAAATTCCAAAGCAAATTCACATTCTGGAGCAATTACCTCGTGGAGCCACAGGTAAATTGCAACGGCTGGCTATGGCGAAGTTACTTAATGTAGGGAGTAGGGAGTAG
- a CDS encoding acetyl ornithine aminotransferase family protein, producing the protein MLISVNLNLPRSPRLVTSLPGPRAKAIVERDRAVTSPSYTRDYPLVVARGEGCMVEDVDGNVFLDMTAGIAVTATGHAHPEVVRAIQEQSARLLHMSGTDFYYEPMVELAEQLAVRAPFPSPQHGESTFPARVFFTNSGAESNEGAIKLARYYTKRSLIVAFLGAFHGRTYGAMSLTGSKAVQRANFGPLVPGVTHIPYGTHASLDYLEKQLFTTTLPPQEVAAIFVEPIQGEGGYIVPEDGFLQRIREICDRYGILMVVDEVQAGMGRTGRLFAIQHWGVMPDIITTAKGIASGMPLGAILSRPELMTWPPGSHATTFGGNPVGCAAGIATLRLLEGGLMANATQMGELLQAGLTQLHERFPRISPPRGKGLMVAVDLWDEEGNFDSKLRDRIIQEAFFKGLLLLGCGKAAIRFCPPLVIDNNQIQIALEIISEVLSS; encoded by the coding sequence ATGTTAATCTCCGTTAATTTAAATTTACCTAGATCACCTCGTTTGGTGACTTCTTTACCTGGGCCGCGTGCTAAAGCAATTGTAGAACGCGATCGCGCTGTAACTTCTCCTTCGTACACCCGTGACTACCCCTTAGTTGTGGCTCGTGGTGAAGGCTGTATGGTAGAAGACGTTGATGGTAATGTGTTTCTCGACATGACCGCAGGTATCGCCGTCACCGCCACCGGACACGCTCACCCAGAAGTTGTTAGGGCAATTCAAGAACAGTCAGCGCGTCTGCTGCATATGTCGGGAACAGATTTTTATTATGAACCGATGGTAGAGTTAGCAGAACAATTAGCTGTTCGCGCCCCCTTTCCTAGTCCGCAACATGGCGAAAGTACGTTTCCAGCAAGGGTGTTTTTTACTAATTCCGGCGCGGAATCCAACGAAGGGGCAATCAAACTAGCTCGATATTACACCAAGCGATCGCTCATTGTGGCATTCTTAGGGGCATTCCACGGACGCACCTATGGGGCAATGTCTCTCACTGGTTCCAAAGCAGTGCAGCGAGCTAACTTTGGGCCTTTAGTACCTGGGGTAACTCATATCCCTTACGGTACTCACGCTAGCCTGGATTATCTAGAAAAACAGCTATTTACAACAACTTTACCACCCCAGGAAGTAGCAGCAATCTTCGTCGAGCCAATTCAAGGAGAAGGGGGCTACATAGTCCCAGAAGATGGCTTTTTACAGAGAATTCGGGAAATATGCGATCGCTATGGCATTCTGATGGTAGTCGATGAAGTACAAGCTGGCATGGGGCGTACTGGGCGCTTATTTGCGATTCAGCATTGGGGTGTTATGCCTGATATCATTACCACCGCTAAAGGTATCGCCAGCGGTATGCCTCTTGGAGCAATTCTTTCACGCCCTGAGTTAATGACTTGGCCTCCCGGTTCTCACGCTACCACATTCGGCGGTAATCCTGTGGGTTGTGCTGCTGGTATTGCTACTTTGCGGCTACTGGAAGGGGGCTTGATGGCAAATGCCACCCAGATGGGAGAATTATTACAAGCTGGTTTAACCCAATTGCATGAAAGATTTCCGAGAATTTCGCCGCCTAGAGGTAAGGGTTTGATGGTGGCGGTAGATTTATGGGATGAAGAGGGTAATTTTGATTCTAAGTTGCGCGATCGCATTATCCAAGAAGCTTTCTTTAAGGGCTTGTTATTACTCGGTTGTGGAAAGGCCGCAATTCGTTTCTGTCCACCTCTAGTTATCGATAATAACCAAATTCAAATCGCCCTTGAGATTATCAGCGAGGTTTTAAGTTCTTAG
- a CDS encoding class I SAM-dependent methyltransferase, with the protein MTNAPLRKELHEENRLSWNEATKAHNSHKGNQAKFFREGGNTLFPEEKELLGDIAGLSVVHLQCNAGQDTLSLAQLGAVMTGVDISDEAINFAQKLSEESGIPATFYRADIFDWLAETIKKKAQFNIVFSSYGAVCWISDINIWAKGIAAILKPSGRFVIVEFHPVAMIFDRDWSHKFPYFSNGKPLTWEDGISDYVAASSDGLSLSDYETGIENFCNPHRSHEFQWSIGQIVTALLQAGLALEVLQEYPYSNGCKLFERMHETPGRRWFPPEDVPNLPLMYGIVARKV; encoded by the coding sequence ATGACGAATGCACCCTTAAGAAAAGAACTTCACGAAGAGAACCGTTTATCTTGGAATGAAGCGACTAAGGCGCACAATAGCCATAAAGGTAATCAGGCAAAGTTTTTTCGAGAAGGTGGAAATACACTTTTTCCTGAAGAGAAAGAACTTTTAGGAGATATTGCTGGTTTATCAGTGGTTCATCTTCAGTGTAATGCTGGTCAAGACACTTTGAGTTTGGCTCAACTTGGTGCTGTGATGACTGGCGTGGATATTAGTGATGAAGCGATAAACTTTGCTCAAAAACTTTCAGAAGAATCCGGGATACCAGCTACATTTTATCGTGCAGATATATTTGATTGGTTAGCAGAGACAATTAAGAAAAAAGCACAGTTTAATATTGTATTTTCCTCCTACGGAGCAGTTTGTTGGATATCTGATATTAATATTTGGGCGAAGGGAATCGCAGCTATTCTTAAACCTAGTGGGCGCTTTGTTATTGTGGAATTCCATCCTGTCGCGATGATTTTTGATAGGGATTGGAGCCACAAATTTCCTTATTTTAGTAATGGAAAACCTCTGACTTGGGAAGACGGCATAAGCGATTATGTGGCTGCTTCTAGTGATGGATTGTCTTTATCAGATTATGAAACGGGTATTGAAAATTTTTGCAATCCCCACCGTTCTCACGAGTTTCAGTGGAGTATTGGCCAGATAGTCACCGCATTATTGCAAGCTGGACTGGCTTTGGAAGTCTTGCAAGAGTACCCTTATTCTAATGGTTGTAAGCTTTTTGAGCGGATGCATGAAACTCCTGGAAGACGGTGGTTTCCGCCTGAAGATGTGCCAAATCTGCCGTTAATGTATGGTATTGTCGCTCGCAAGGTATGA
- a CDS encoding YqaE/Pmp3 family membrane protein, with protein sequence MDIVRLLCAIFLPPLGVFLQVGFGLDFWINILLTLFGYIPGIIHAVWIIAKK encoded by the coding sequence ATGGATATAGTTCGTCTTTTGTGTGCCATTTTCCTACCGCCTCTGGGAGTATTTTTACAAGTAGGTTTCGGTTTAGACTTTTGGATTAATATCCTTTTGACACTTTTTGGTTATATTCCTGGAATTATTCACGCAGTTTGGATAATTGCAAAGAAATAA